In the genome of Fulvivirga maritima, one region contains:
- a CDS encoding DUF5682 family protein — protein MAIHVLGIRHHGVGSARQVKKELERLQPDIVLVEGPPEIAEVFEYVGHPDLKPPVAIMVYNSNVPQESTFYPFAEYSPEWVAIAYANEHKIPVKAIDLPASISFTMRRKEAKNEPSTPPPEDPLTLVAQSAGFKSGERFWEHHFEQSAGNEHFESVMHVMQSLREDGLESAMDAENTHREAYMRMLIQDSVNEMYTNIAIVCGAWHAPTLVDPAGYAKEDKKVLKKLPKTKTKITSTWIPWTNDRLSMHSGYGAGIFSPGWYSHLWHNTAEYEIPWLIKVASMFREKGMDMSTAHAIEAFRLARSLAILRNNHYVSLDDLNDAVLSVMCMGDGILLELVKDQLIIGDGLGEVPEDMPKMPLQEDFEQSVKKLRLKLTADPKEVNLDLRKPNDLEKSKLFHRLAILEIHWATPSYSRGKGTFKESWRLEWTVGMMIELIDKAFLGNTIASAAQAVLIKKSNAAQKVDDVAKLIDLCIPAALFDELDHLLNKVNELSSISSDILDLMKSLPQLINVARYGDVRNSDMDVLDQIIHQLLIKVNVGLPNAVYGLDEDNALEMFGQITALHQAIKIYSKPEEEEPWYFTLHQVLNKEDVHSVILGCVCRLLLDSQQLSEDEADMYISYALSVNNDPMDVAAWIEGFLKGSGSILIYDNRLWNLVFEWVESLDKDTFIQLVPMLRRTFSKFEYAERRQLGQKARQGLASDEPATTYNTEQFDGELADSVIPYISKFLTPNSTHHE, from the coding sequence ATGGCCATTCACGTTTTAGGCATACGGCATCATGGAGTTGGGTCAGCGCGACAGGTCAAAAAAGAACTGGAACGCTTGCAGCCTGACATCGTATTGGTAGAGGGACCACCTGAAATAGCCGAGGTTTTTGAATATGTGGGACATCCTGACCTAAAACCTCCTGTGGCCATAATGGTGTACAATAGCAATGTGCCTCAAGAGTCTACCTTTTATCCTTTTGCTGAATATTCACCGGAATGGGTAGCCATAGCTTATGCTAATGAGCATAAAATACCCGTTAAGGCCATTGACCTTCCGGCTAGTATTAGCTTTACCATGAGAAGGAAAGAGGCTAAAAATGAGCCATCCACACCTCCGCCGGAAGATCCACTTACACTCGTAGCCCAATCGGCCGGGTTTAAAAGTGGAGAAAGGTTCTGGGAACATCATTTTGAGCAATCTGCTGGCAATGAGCATTTTGAAAGTGTAATGCACGTGATGCAATCGCTACGTGAAGATGGCCTGGAGAGTGCCATGGATGCTGAGAACACACATCGTGAAGCGTATATGCGTATGCTTATTCAGGATAGTGTTAATGAAATGTATACCAACATTGCCATTGTATGTGGTGCCTGGCATGCTCCTACTTTGGTAGATCCTGCAGGGTATGCAAAAGAAGATAAGAAGGTGCTCAAAAAGCTGCCTAAAACTAAAACCAAGATCACCAGCACCTGGATTCCCTGGACTAATGACAGGCTCAGCATGCATTCAGGGTACGGAGCAGGTATATTCTCACCAGGATGGTATTCACATCTATGGCATAATACTGCCGAATATGAAATTCCCTGGCTCATTAAAGTGGCCAGCATGTTTCGGGAAAAGGGCATGGACATGTCTACCGCGCATGCTATTGAAGCTTTCCGCCTTGCTCGCAGTCTGGCTATTCTTAGGAATAATCATTATGTGTCGTTAGATGACTTAAATGATGCTGTGCTCTCCGTTATGTGTATGGGAGATGGCATATTGCTGGAACTGGTTAAAGACCAGCTCATTATTGGTGATGGCTTGGGAGAAGTGCCTGAAGACATGCCAAAAATGCCTCTTCAGGAAGACTTTGAACAGTCAGTAAAAAAGCTAAGACTTAAGCTTACAGCTGATCCTAAAGAGGTAAACCTCGATCTCAGAAAGCCCAACGATCTTGAGAAAAGCAAGCTCTTTCATCGGTTAGCCATTTTAGAAATTCATTGGGCCACACCCAGCTACTCCAGAGGTAAAGGTACCTTCAAAGAATCATGGCGACTGGAGTGGACAGTGGGCATGATGATAGAACTCATTGATAAAGCGTTTTTAGGAAACACCATTGCTTCGGCAGCTCAGGCAGTGCTGATCAAAAAAAGTAATGCAGCGCAAAAGGTAGATGATGTAGCTAAACTCATAGACCTGTGCATACCAGCGGCCTTGTTTGATGAACTGGATCATCTGTTAAACAAGGTGAATGAGCTGTCTAGTATTTCATCTGACATATTGGATCTGATGAAATCCTTACCACAATTGATCAATGTAGCTCGCTATGGCGATGTGCGAAATTCGGATATGGATGTGCTTGATCAGATCATACACCAGTTATTGATTAAGGTAAATGTTGGTTTGCCCAATGCAGTATATGGTTTAGATGAGGATAATGCTCTGGAAATGTTCGGCCAGATCACTGCGCTGCACCAGGCTATAAAAATCTACTCCAAACCGGAGGAAGAAGAACCCTGGTATTTTACCTTGCATCAGGTGCTCAATAAAGAAGATGTGCACAGTGTGATACTGGGCTGTGTTTGCCGGCTTTTGTTGGATAGTCAGCAGCTTAGTGAAGATGAAGCCGATATGTATATTTCCTATGCGCTCTCAGTTAACAATGATCCTATGGACGTGGCAGCCTGGATTGAAGGTTTCCTCAAAGGTAGCGGCTCTATTTTAATTTATGATAATCGTCTCTGGAACCTGGTTTTTGAGTGGGTAGAGTCCTTAGATAAGGATACATTCATTCAGCTGGTGCCCATGCTCAGAAGAACATTTTCAAAGTTTGAATATGCAGAAAGGCGTCAGCTAGGGCAGAAAGCCCGACAGGGACTCGCCAGTGATGAGCCGGCTACGACCTATAATACAGAGCAATTTGATGGTGAACTGGCCGATTCAGTGATACCTTATATTAGCAAATTCTTAACACCAAACAGCACTCACCATGAATAA
- a CDS encoding ATP-binding protein, which translates to MDILRQNAALQFEEELENLKKQDTGAVPTGWQMSPLSVVTYLMGGTLKNKFEVTPKYIGNRRLMEIAVATLTTDRALLLYGIPGTGKSWVSEHLTAAITGDPSLLIQGTAGTGEEAIRYGWNYAKLLAEGPTEGALVETPMMRGMKQGKIVRIEELTRISADVQDTLITILSEKIMPIPELSAEVQAVKGFNVIATANNRDKGVNDLSSALKRRFNTVILPVPNTPEEEINIVQTRVASQMKALELPAELPGLEEIKRVVQIFRELRNGVTEDGRTKLKTPSSTVSTAEAISVVNSGLSLAAHFGNGKLSAHDMASGLVGAIVKDPVQDTVVWNEYLETVVKTRENWKDIYRACKEITF; encoded by the coding sequence ATGGATATACTTAGACAAAATGCCGCCCTGCAGTTTGAAGAAGAACTGGAAAACCTGAAAAAACAAGACACTGGTGCTGTGCCTACAGGCTGGCAAATGTCGCCTCTGTCTGTAGTGACCTACCTGATGGGGGGTACCCTTAAAAATAAATTTGAAGTGACCCCGAAATACATCGGTAACAGAAGGTTAATGGAAATAGCCGTGGCCACGCTTACTACTGATAGAGCATTATTGCTATACGGTATACCGGGAACAGGTAAATCCTGGGTGTCGGAGCACCTTACGGCAGCCATCACTGGAGATCCTTCACTACTTATTCAGGGGACAGCCGGCACCGGCGAAGAAGCCATTCGCTATGGTTGGAACTACGCTAAGCTTTTGGCCGAAGGGCCTACAGAAGGAGCCCTGGTAGAAACCCCCATGATGCGAGGCATGAAACAGGGTAAAATAGTTAGAATAGAAGAGCTTACCCGTATTTCTGCTGATGTGCAGGATACCCTCATTACTATTCTTAGTGAGAAAATTATGCCTATTCCTGAGCTGTCTGCAGAAGTGCAAGCAGTGAAAGGGTTTAATGTAATTGCCACTGCCAATAACCGTGATAAAGGGGTGAATGACCTGTCATCTGCCTTAAAAAGACGTTTTAATACCGTTATTCTTCCTGTTCCTAACACGCCAGAAGAAGAAATAAACATAGTGCAGACCAGAGTGGCCAGTCAGATGAAAGCCCTGGAGTTGCCGGCAGAATTACCGGGACTGGAAGAAATTAAGCGCGTGGTGCAAATTTTCAGAGAGCTTAGAAATGGCGTTACCGAAGACGGCCGTACTAAGCTGAAGACACCGAGTAGCACGGTAAGCACGGCAGAAGCTATTTCGGTGGTGAACAGTGGACTATCATTAGCTGCTCATTTCGGAAATGGAAAGCTTTCGGCTCATGACATGGCTTCAGGCTTGGTAGGAGCCATAGTGAAAGACCCTGTTCAGGATACCGTAGTTTGGAATGAATACCTGGAGACCGTAGTAAAAACCAGAGAAAACTGGAAAGATATTTACAGGGCGTGCAAAGAAATCACTTTCTAA
- a CDS encoding VWA domain-containing protein: protein MNNDELEILEKWRLILGGDEADGTEVKLSDQMDGLDQTLSALYEFERTKSFDYGAEKGAGGQDKSNPGVARWLGDIRKYFPNSVVQVMQNDALKYPDLQKKLIFEPEILEQAEADIHLVATLMQLGKLIPAKTKDTAKRVVQKVVDELMAKLEQKTVSALSGALNKSAKKFHPRYNEINWDATIRKNLKHYQPDYKTIIPEVRIGYGRKSKRSLKDIVLCIDQSGSMGTSIVYSGIFGAVMASVPTVKTKMVLFDTDVADLTEDLKDPVDLLFGVQMGGGTDINLALKYCQELITKADDTILVLITDLYEGGNAKEMLKRARDMIESGIQFICLLALNDEGSPSYDSNMASKLSQMGAPVFACTPDQFPDLMAAAIQKQDLKQWAGEHEIVLKG, encoded by the coding sequence ATGAATAATGATGAATTAGAAATCCTGGAAAAATGGAGATTGATACTTGGTGGCGACGAGGCCGATGGTACGGAGGTAAAGCTCTCTGACCAAATGGATGGATTGGACCAGACGCTCTCTGCGCTGTATGAGTTTGAGCGCACTAAAAGCTTTGACTATGGAGCAGAAAAAGGTGCCGGAGGACAGGATAAATCGAACCCGGGAGTGGCCAGATGGCTGGGAGATATTCGTAAGTATTTTCCTAACTCCGTAGTTCAGGTGATGCAGAATGATGCTTTGAAATATCCTGATTTACAGAAGAAACTGATTTTTGAACCGGAAATACTGGAACAGGCAGAAGCCGATATTCATCTGGTGGCTACACTGATGCAACTGGGCAAGCTAATTCCTGCCAAAACCAAAGATACCGCCAAGAGAGTGGTTCAAAAAGTGGTAGATGAACTTATGGCCAAGCTAGAGCAAAAAACCGTTTCAGCTTTAAGTGGAGCTCTCAATAAATCAGCTAAGAAGTTTCACCCAAGGTATAATGAGATCAACTGGGATGCTACCATTCGGAAGAATCTTAAGCACTATCAGCCTGATTATAAAACCATTATACCTGAGGTGAGAATAGGATATGGAAGGAAGTCCAAAAGGTCATTAAAAGATATTGTGCTTTGCATAGATCAAAGTGGTTCCATGGGTACTTCCATTGTTTACTCTGGAATATTTGGCGCTGTAATGGCCTCCGTGCCGACTGTTAAAACAAAAATGGTGCTTTTTGATACTGATGTTGCCGATCTTACTGAAGACCTGAAAGACCCTGTAGATCTACTTTTTGGTGTGCAGATGGGTGGAGGCACAGACATTAACCTTGCCTTAAAATACTGTCAGGAACTAATAACAAAAGCTGATGACACTATTCTGGTGCTCATTACAGATTTGTATGAAGGCGGTAATGCCAAAGAAATGCTAAAAAGAGCACGGGACATGATAGAGTCAGGGATTCAGTTTATTTGTCTGTTAGCGCTAAACGATGAAGGCAGCCCCAGTTATGATAGCAATATGGCATCCAAACTATCGCAGATGGGCGCTCCGGTATTTGCCTGCACCCCAGATCAGTTTCCAGACCTCATGGCCGCAGCCATTCAAAAGCAAGACTTAAAGCAATGGGCCGGAGAGCATGAAATTGTATTGAAGGGGTAG
- a CDS encoding DUF5691 domain-containing protein — MWESLRNIALIGTEKKPLEASLLPSSIQEALKDTAETPEEHLLQAAAYLTYYQEAGALPPYEKVEDKAAIEETLAEAPELPMRVFQAIKNAGIQLSDYLLGDWLDWLISKQWKVAGSESVNLVNLAQSMRLELREKAVKVLGNKGRWMLSHHPKKELFSDFEKSDIWEEGTAAQRKSFWAELHATDPETAIRLLKNTWDTEAIITKKGFLEVMNSNLSRLDQDFLTYIYNNEFAYKAKEKKTEKECRALVAAMLLRIPESDLYKATAQKLSAYLKTSKKSALMGLISSDAVTISVPDESHPDDFWNDENMLISYGFDHQYDIEWFNDKHQYYLSYFLRVIPLSFWIHHFTKGTAAFVDYVLGKDFQMNAGKKVHAMHQAALIKNVSLNHDSALAEYLINKLPADQNASLLSYVSQDAFETYVKEKKLWTSHNILEQTPGRTWSLPFSNYVLKGLFESYGQQYHSMHNHGQVLCKYLHIDSGDELRRLNEKAQSVTYYKSWEKNVFTPAKLGLTLKKAIASSNE, encoded by the coding sequence ATGTGGGAGTCGTTAAGAAATATAGCTTTAATAGGCACGGAGAAAAAGCCGTTGGAAGCGAGTTTGCTGCCTTCTTCGATACAGGAAGCGCTGAAAGATACCGCTGAAACGCCTGAAGAGCATTTACTGCAGGCTGCTGCATACTTAACTTATTACCAGGAGGCAGGAGCGCTGCCGCCTTATGAGAAAGTAGAAGATAAAGCTGCTATTGAGGAAACATTAGCAGAAGCCCCTGAGCTACCGATGCGGGTTTTTCAGGCTATAAAAAATGCAGGGATTCAGTTGAGCGATTACCTGCTAGGTGATTGGCTAGACTGGCTGATTTCAAAACAGTGGAAAGTAGCTGGTAGTGAGAGTGTTAATTTAGTAAATCTTGCCCAAAGTATGCGCCTGGAGCTGCGTGAGAAAGCCGTAAAGGTGCTGGGCAACAAAGGTCGGTGGATGCTCTCTCATCATCCTAAAAAAGAGCTTTTCTCTGATTTTGAAAAATCAGATATATGGGAAGAAGGCACTGCCGCACAGCGAAAAAGCTTTTGGGCTGAACTGCACGCCACTGATCCTGAGACTGCAATACGGCTGTTGAAAAACACATGGGATACCGAGGCTATTATAACCAAAAAGGGTTTTCTGGAAGTTATGAACAGTAACCTGAGCAGGCTGGATCAAGATTTTCTCACCTATATTTATAATAATGAATTCGCCTATAAGGCAAAGGAGAAAAAAACAGAGAAGGAATGTAGAGCACTTGTAGCGGCCATGCTTTTAAGAATACCGGAAAGCGACCTGTATAAGGCCACGGCTCAAAAGCTATCTGCCTACCTAAAGACTTCTAAAAAGTCAGCCCTCATGGGGTTGATTTCATCCGATGCTGTCACCATCTCGGTGCCTGATGAAAGTCATCCGGATGACTTTTGGAATGATGAAAATATGCTTATTAGCTATGGCTTTGATCATCAATATGACATTGAATGGTTTAATGATAAACATCAATACTATTTGTCATATTTTCTTAGAGTAATACCTCTCTCTTTTTGGATACACCATTTCACGAAAGGTACAGCGGCTTTTGTTGATTATGTTTTAGGCAAAGATTTTCAAATGAATGCGGGTAAGAAAGTGCATGCTATGCATCAGGCAGCTCTTATTAAAAATGTCTCGTTAAACCATGACTCAGCGCTGGCCGAATATTTAATCAATAAACTACCTGCAGATCAAAATGCCTCTTTGTTATCTTATGTTAGTCAGGATGCTTTTGAGACTTATGTGAAAGAGAAAAAGCTTTGGACCTCCCATAATATTTTAGAGCAGACTCCGGGAAGAACCTGGTCATTACCTTTTTCAAATTATGTTTTAAAAGGACTATTTGAGTCCTACGGACAGCAGTATCATAGCATGCATAATCATGGTCAGGTATTATGTAAGTACCTGCATATTGATAGTGGTGATGAACTGCGCAGGCTTAATGAAAAAGCCCAAAGTGTCACTTATTATAAAAGCTGGGAGAAGAACGTATTTACTCCTGCTAAACTTGGATTAACCTTAAAAAAAGCAATCGCTTCATCTAATGAATAA